The following are encoded in a window of Colletotrichum lupini chromosome 3, complete sequence genomic DNA:
- a CDS encoding cytochrome P450: MLSWREKRSSNTVVDFNMASAIVDTPIVQPGVRQTWSNETVLSPSTLPAFFSGWSTWQYIVTFLLGVVVYDQVMYLKRKGSIAGPAYKIPLMGPFIQALHPKFEEYLAQWASGPLSCVSVFHKFVVLASDRDIAHKVFKSPAYAEPCIVPIAKDILGHKAWVFLQGREHAEYRRGLMPLFTNKAMATYLPVHEKVLGEYFDKFVAASEANNGNPMAYMALFRENNCALSCRTFFGDYISQGAVKKIADDFYLVTAALELVNVPLSMYIPGTKVWLGKRVADQVHAEFAKCAAACKANMAKGATPASIVDHWVLHMMESNKYREKVAAGDTDAVRPSNMIREFTNEEISETLFTFLFASQDASSSATTWLFQVLAQRPDVVERLREENLAARGGDSTKPFDLPMLESLTFTNAVIKELLRLRPPVIFVPYLATKNFPVTPNYTVPKGSMIIPSCYPALHDPNVYPNPEFFDPDRWITGDAESKTKNWLVFGAGPHDCLARRYVPLTMAAMIGKAALEIDWKHHATEKSEEIRVFATLFPMDECQLSFTKRQ, from the exons ATGCTCTCCTGGCGGGAAAAACGGTCCAGCAACACCGTTGTAGACTTTAACATGGCTTCAGCAATCGTCGACACGCCTATCGTACAGCCTGGAGTAAGGCAAACATGGTCTAATGAGACGGTTCTGTCGCCTAGCACGCTGCCGGCTTTCTTTTCGGGCTGGTCAACATGGCAGTACATCGTCACCTTCCTTCTTGGCGTCGTCGTGTACGATCAGG TGATGTATCTCAAGAGGAAAGGCTCAATTGCTGGACCTGCGTACAAGATCCCCCTCATGGGACCCTTCATCCAGGCTTTACACCCCAAATTCGAGGAGTACCTTGCCCAATGGGCGAGCGGTCCCCTCAGCTGCGTGTCAGTCTTCCACAA GTTCGTTGTTCTTGCTTCTGATCGCGACATCGCCCACAAAGTCTTCAAGTCTCCAGCCTACGCCGAGCCATGTATCGTCCCCATCGCCAAAGATATCCTCGGCCACAAAGCCTGGGTCTTCCTCCAAGGCAGAGAACATGCCGAGTACCGGAGAGGCCTGATGCCCCTGTTCACCAACAAGGCAATGGCAACATACCTCCCAGTTCACGAGAAGGTGCTGGGCGAGTACTTTGACAAGTTCGTTGCCGCAAGTGAGGCAAACAACGGAAATCCCATGGCTTACATGGCTCTCTTCCGCGAGAACAACTGCGCGCTCTCGTGCCGTACCTTCTTCGGCGACTACATTTCTCAAGGCGCCGTCAAGAAGATTGCCGACGACTTCTACCTCGTCACCGCAGCACTCGAGCTTGTCAACGTTCCTCTCTCTATGTACATTCCCGGAACAAAAGTCTGGCTCGGAAAGCGCGTGGCTGACCAGGTCCACGCTGAGTTTGCAAAGTGCGCGGCCGCGTGTAAAGCCAACATGGCCAAGGGCGCGACTCCGGCATCCATTGTTGACCACTGGGTTCTGCACATGATGGAGTCCAATAAGTATCGCGAGAAGGTTGCTGCTGGCGACACCGATGCTGTGAGACCTTCAAACATGATCAGGGAATTCACCAACGAGGAAATCTCAGAGACGCTCTTCACCTTCCTCTTCGCATCCCAGGATGCGTCTAGCAGTGCTACGACATGGCTCTTCCAAGTCCTGGCGCAAAGACCAGACGTTGTTGAGCGCCTTCGCGAAGAGAACCTTGCCGCGAGGGGTGGTGACAGCACCAAGCCCTTTGACCTCCCCATGCTGGAATCGCTCACCTTCACCAACGCCGTCATCAAGGAGCTCCTCCGTCTCCGTCCACCCGTCATCTTCGTTCCCTATCTTGCAACCAAGAACTTCCCTGTTACGCCGAACTATACCGTTCCCAAGGGATCCATGATCATTCCGTCTTGCTACCCGGCCCTGCACGACCCCAATGTCTACCCCAACCCCGAATTCTTCGACCCTGACCGATGGATCACTGGAGACGCCGAGTCCAAGACCAAGAATTGGCTCGTTTTCGGTGCTGGACCACATGATTGCCTTGCGAGGAGGTATGTGCCACTGACGATGGCTGCCATGATTGGCAAGGCGGCGTTGGAGATTGATTGGAAGCATCATGCTACGGAGAAGTCGGAGGAGATTAGGGTGTTTGCTACATTATTTCCAATG GATGAGTGCCAGTTGAGCTTTACCAAGCGACAGTGA